Proteins found in one Opitutaceae bacterium genomic segment:
- a CDS encoding CmpA/NrtA family ABC transporter substrate-binding protein, which yields MTTPGKNQPLRLGYLALTDAAPIAVASELGLFGQFGLEVELSREVGWATIREKIIYGELEAAHAPAPMLWSTRMGIDSAACKVLTALVFNLHGSALTLSSRLWKSGVRTDLEIRDEARRRSGERKLTFGVVFGHSSHSVLLRAWLTRIGLNPDRDVRIVVVPPAQMVRNLAAGTIDGFCSGEPYSTLAVQNGHGWIHAWASALLPEWPEKVLMVTERFAFENQARHLALVAALAEACRWCDKAENRAELVSILSRQEWVAQSPDTLLPALEGVIACGNGRIEVVPDFLSFHRHNANVPTQARAQLIQKALSDARLIGQAEKDLPHRIFREDIYRQALSFSPHELASP from the coding sequence ATGACGACTCCCGGCAAAAACCAGCCCCTGCGCCTCGGTTACCTCGCGCTTACTGACGCCGCTCCCATCGCTGTGGCCAGCGAGCTCGGCCTCTTTGGGCAGTTTGGTCTCGAGGTCGAATTGAGCCGGGAAGTGGGCTGGGCCACGATCAGGGAGAAGATAATTTACGGCGAGCTCGAAGCCGCACACGCACCCGCCCCGATGCTCTGGTCGACGCGCATGGGCATTGATTCCGCCGCATGCAAGGTGCTGACCGCCCTGGTGTTCAACCTCCACGGGAGCGCCCTCACCCTCTCGTCTCGCCTTTGGAAGTCCGGGGTGCGAACAGACCTCGAAATTCGCGATGAGGCCCGCCGTCGCAGCGGGGAACGCAAGCTCACCTTCGGCGTCGTTTTCGGGCATTCGTCCCACAGTGTCCTGCTTCGCGCTTGGCTGACGCGCATCGGGCTCAATCCCGATCGCGACGTGCGCATCGTTGTCGTGCCGCCCGCACAGATGGTGCGCAACCTCGCTGCAGGCACGATCGACGGCTTCTGCTCGGGCGAACCCTACAGCACGCTGGCGGTCCAGAACGGCCACGGTTGGATCCACGCCTGGGCCTCGGCCCTGTTGCCGGAGTGGCCCGAGAAGGTGCTGATGGTCACGGAACGGTTTGCGTTCGAGAACCAGGCCAGGCACCTCGCCCTGGTTGCAGCCCTGGCCGAGGCCTGTCGCTGGTGCGACAAGGCCGAGAACCGCGCTGAACTTGTATCCATCCTGTCGCGACAGGAGTGGGTCGCCCAGTCGCCGGACACCCTGCTTCCCGCGCTTGAGGGGGTGATCGCCTGCGGCAACGGGCGCATCGAGGTGGTTCCCGATTTTCTGTCCTTCCACCGCCACAATGCGAACGTGCCAACCCAGGCTCGTGCCCAACTGATCCAAAAAGCGCTCTCGGATGCCCGCCTTATCGGGCAGGCCGAGAAGGACCTCCCTCATCGCATCTTCCGCGAAGACATCTACCGCCAGGCTCTCTCATTTTCACCACATGAACTCGCATCACCCTGA
- a CDS encoding LysR family transcriptional regulator, whose amino-acid sequence MNRTLDSRQLLAFAAVARRGSFTLAAKDLFLTQSAVSHAMKSLEEEVGSRLLDRVGKRVLLTQAGEQFLRHAEKILAEMEMARAALDTLANWGHGRLRVGASTTACQYLLPTVLREFKQSFPRCVIKIEPGDHADQLELLRANQIDLAIMLEPAGADEFTFVPLFKDELKLLVAPLHPWARKGVVDRGALAEETLILYNKNSYTFRLISEYFRAERVALNNVIELGAMEAIKELVKIGLGAGVIAPWIAQRELASGSLVSFPLGRRPLRRTWGVVHLKGRRLPLAEETFVGLCHSVTEELRRSDAA is encoded by the coding sequence ATGAATCGCACCCTCGACAGCCGCCAATTGCTCGCCTTTGCCGCCGTTGCGCGACGTGGGAGCTTCACGTTGGCAGCCAAGGACCTGTTCCTCACCCAGTCTGCCGTCAGTCATGCGATGAAGTCGCTCGAGGAGGAGGTTGGTAGCCGGCTTCTGGATCGGGTGGGCAAGCGGGTCCTGCTCACGCAGGCGGGGGAGCAGTTCCTGCGTCATGCGGAGAAGATTCTCGCCGAGATGGAGATGGCCCGTGCGGCGCTCGACACACTTGCAAACTGGGGCCACGGTCGGCTGCGTGTGGGTGCGAGCACCACGGCGTGCCAGTACCTCCTGCCTACGGTGTTGCGCGAATTTAAGCAGAGCTTTCCGAGGTGCGTGATCAAAATCGAGCCCGGCGACCATGCCGACCAGCTTGAGCTGTTGCGGGCCAACCAGATCGACCTCGCCATCATGCTTGAGCCTGCGGGTGCGGACGAGTTTACCTTTGTCCCGCTCTTCAAGGACGAGCTGAAGTTGCTTGTGGCTCCCTTGCACCCCTGGGCGCGCAAAGGGGTGGTGGATCGTGGCGCGCTCGCCGAGGAGACGCTCATCCTGTACAACAAGAATAGCTACACCTTCAGGCTTATCAGTGAGTATTTTCGGGCCGAACGGGTTGCCCTGAACAACGTGATCGAGCTCGGTGCGATGGAGGCCATCAAGGAGTTGGTCAAGATAGGCCTCGGGGCGGGCGTCATTGCACCCTGGATCGCCCAACGAGAACTCGCGTCGGGCTCGCTTGTGTCGTTTCCACTCGGTCGGCGGCCGCTTCGACGTACCTGGGGGGTGGTGCACCTGAAGGGCAGGAGACTTCCTCTTGCCGAGGAGACCTTTGTGGGCCTCTGCCACTCTGTCACCGAGGAGCTCAGGCGGTCCGACGCCGCGTGA
- a CDS encoding AAA family ATPase, giving the protein MDIAEIKRVLADNAEAVCQHLLPEGKLEGKDWVGGRLADGQGGHSLKVVVRGDKSGVWTDFGGSVGGANLLELWIQVRGTTFGEALAEARDWLAGKGYRSNDERLKKSKRVYERPAVEGVFKAAGPARMYLLKERGLTSAVIDRYRIGETEAGDAIVFGYLSHEAPHQAQMLKWLMLERDEAGKKKTWTSKNTAKVLFGKHTRQLNDRYLLITEGEIDAMSWATLDIPFVCCTSLPFGAKWEGKDGNDPNQEWIENDWEFLQTFERIYLSLDMDEEGQRATKSLIKRLGMDLCWIVKLPQPYKDANEVLKAGAGNLLLEAYGRATTQDPEMLKNAGEFREEVLDLMYGGSAEERLGLPMPFGKNIPFRIRWHEWSLFTGQTGSGKTMLLSYILLHFKRGGHKACIASFEVKSSRSVERMIQQVSGVGSPEREKAERSIDWLTDGIWFYNQHGSGKLTEVIETFTYAFRRYGVRFFVIDSLMRLGIADDDYGGQKEVAQALSNFVAKYPVHLFLVAHPRKAANDAEEINRSDVKGSSSLTDEAFNVLIVWRNKPKEREIETAIKANTPEAEINQKRRAKPDAILSVGKQRNGDGDEPRIDLWFHKESKQYFRFYSANGVSFIDGPPEAPINYTSEGTPPSEQQRELDDDIPF; this is encoded by the coding sequence ATGGATATCGCTGAGATCAAACGTGTTCTTGCCGATAACGCAGAGGCGGTCTGCCAACACCTCCTGCCAGAGGGAAAGCTGGAAGGCAAAGACTGGGTAGGTGGGCGACTGGCTGATGGCCAGGGCGGGCACTCGCTTAAGGTCGTCGTGCGAGGCGACAAGAGTGGGGTCTGGACGGACTTCGGAGGATCTGTCGGAGGGGCAAACCTCCTTGAGCTTTGGATACAAGTTCGTGGCACAACCTTTGGCGAAGCCTTGGCCGAGGCCCGAGATTGGCTTGCCGGCAAGGGCTACAGGTCGAATGACGAACGGCTGAAAAAGTCCAAACGGGTATATGAGCGGCCTGCGGTTGAGGGGGTGTTCAAGGCTGCAGGACCAGCTCGGATGTACCTTCTGAAGGAGAGAGGCTTGACATCGGCCGTGATCGACCGGTACCGCATTGGAGAGACCGAAGCCGGGGACGCGATCGTCTTCGGCTACCTGAGCCACGAGGCGCCGCACCAGGCGCAGATGCTGAAATGGCTGATGCTCGAGCGCGACGAGGCGGGGAAGAAGAAGACATGGACGAGCAAGAACACGGCAAAGGTGCTTTTTGGGAAGCACACCCGGCAGCTGAATGACCGGTACCTACTGATCACCGAGGGCGAGATTGACGCGATGTCTTGGGCCACTCTCGATATTCCGTTTGTCTGCTGCACCTCGCTACCGTTTGGCGCCAAGTGGGAGGGCAAGGATGGGAATGATCCAAACCAGGAGTGGATCGAGAATGACTGGGAGTTCCTGCAGACGTTCGAGCGGATTTACCTCTCTTTGGACATGGATGAGGAGGGGCAGCGTGCGACGAAGAGTCTGATAAAGCGCCTAGGGATGGACCTGTGCTGGATCGTAAAGCTCCCGCAACCCTACAAGGATGCGAATGAGGTGCTGAAGGCAGGCGCGGGCAATCTCCTACTCGAAGCCTATGGCAGGGCCACGACTCAAGATCCGGAGATGCTGAAGAACGCCGGCGAGTTCCGGGAGGAGGTGCTGGACCTGATGTACGGCGGCTCGGCGGAAGAGCGGCTCGGCCTTCCCATGCCGTTCGGCAAAAACATTCCTTTCAGGATCCGCTGGCACGAGTGGTCGCTCTTTACCGGCCAAACAGGATCGGGCAAGACCATGCTCCTGTCGTACATCCTGCTCCACTTCAAACGTGGTGGCCACAAAGCGTGCATAGCCTCCTTCGAGGTTAAGAGCTCACGATCGGTCGAGCGCATGATTCAGCAGGTGAGTGGGGTTGGCAGCCCTGAGCGGGAGAAGGCCGAGAGGTCGATCGATTGGCTGACTGACGGAATCTGGTTCTACAACCAACACGGGTCGGGAAAGCTCACGGAGGTAATCGAGACTTTTACCTACGCCTTCCGTCGGTATGGCGTTCGGTTCTTTGTTATCGACTCGCTGATGCGCCTTGGCATCGCCGACGACGATTACGGCGGCCAGAAGGAGGTCGCGCAGGCACTGTCCAACTTCGTCGCGAAGTATCCTGTCCACCTATTCCTTGTCGCCCACCCGAGGAAGGCGGCGAATGATGCAGAGGAGATCAATCGCTCGGATGTGAAGGGAAGCTCTTCACTCACGGACGAGGCGTTCAATGTCTTGATCGTCTGGCGAAACAAACCGAAGGAACGTGAGATCGAGACGGCGATCAAGGCGAACACACCTGAGGCGGAGATAAATCAGAAGCGGCGAGCGAAGCCAGATGCGATCCTCTCAGTCGGCAAGCAACGAAACGGCGATGGAGACGAGCCGAGAATAGACCTGTGGTTTCATAAAGAGAGTAAGCAGTATTTCCGCTTCTACAGTGCGAACGGCGTGAGCTTCATCGACGGTCCGCCAGAGGCCCCGATAAACTACACTTCAGAGGGCACGCCGCCTTCGGAACAACAGCGCGAGCTCGATGATGATATTCCGTTTTAG